gctctgccatcccttcacacaaagcaatcccagtaccggctattctcatctgtgactccacgatggtggaacgagctaccacacgccatcagagcaggggcgtccctctctaacttcaagaagctcttgaaaactcatctcttccgagaacacttcctcttataacatctctaactcctaacctctaacatgcacttcctgtgctcttcttctatcccctacaatgatcttgtattgattgcactttttattttgattgcacttttcgttaactcttacttccttccctaggtatttaccccattgatgtgatatgtactgtgagctcttacgagtatttattgctgctcttactagtatgtattgtcagtagttgatgctctgttgatgcttgtatgttgttcctcaaatgtaagtcgctttggataaaagcgtctgccaaatgagtaaatgtaaatgatcatTTCGGCACAAGCTGATGGAACATGTTGGTGTCCTATTTGAAATGGTTGTCTACTGGTTAGGATTTGTCAGTCTCATAAAAGATTATAATATAAAAGGAACAGATATGAATTAGTGTTAACTAAAAGACTATGTTCCTACCTTTGGCCCATTTTGTGGGATATTCAGTCGATGAAGGACATGCTGGGAGAACGCTCTAAACATCCCTTCACTGTAGCAGTCTGAGATCTGCCGTCAACACATCAAAAAGTGTCAATGTCATCCACACATGCAATATATTTCATCTAttcaaatgattattttgtttttagaaaatgaatTGATGGCAATCTGAATCCGGCTACTCTAGTGCACTGCACTGGGTTGTGATGAAAAATATGTATCACACTTGAAATCTGTCTATCATAAACATATTTCCTAATCTCCCAAGAATGAATAACATATGAGCCAATGCATTTCTCAAGTCTAAAaatctcacaaacacacactgcttcACTGCAGTTGTAAATGTGGGCACATGAATATAAACATGACATGTGCTGCAGGGGCAATCGCAAGCATCAGCTTGAGGCTGACCTATCAATATTTCACACCTCAAGGCTGGAACCACAggacaatgcacatttacaTGGTATCATCTTTGTAGTAATCTCCTTGGAATTATCATTTAAATAACATAAGCACTTGCTGAGCTTTTGAATACATCACATAAATATTTGACTTGAACTGCATGTTTCACGACTAAAACCGGATATCATTGTGCATGTGGGGACGAATGTCCAATAAAGGCTTTTAATAAATCtatcacaaaaatatttaaatgattacaCAAACAAGGCAGCACTGAAACTACGAGATGCTGCAATTTGTTCAAAGCAaatacatgtacataataaagtACATCTGTTTAgtggccacacacacaaacacacacacatatacatgacAGGTAACTTACGAGAGGTGTGTTATAAAAGAGGCCATATCTCATTCTcgggaggagggagaagaaggCATCTTTAAAACACACCTATGGACAAAgtgtaaataaatcaatgtagtAAGCATACAGCATGGCACAGAAATCAGTTTGTGTATATGTCATGCTGTTGTACACGAATGCATGCATACTTCATACATCTTCAAGTGCTTTACAAAATATGGGAATGATGATTTGGGTGTACAAGACCAATTAGGCAATATATAGTAAACATAAAACCTGCACATTGCTGTGGTGTTTTTGAACTGCTATTCTCAGAGATCACTCAAGCACATATTTCTTATTTGTTCATACACCAAACACAATATTTCCAGTGAGGATTtttcctgaaaaaaaacaagccaGGACAGGTTCTGTAAAACCACTCTAAAGACTTTAGTTAACTTTCATAGACTAAAAAAAACCAATTTTGAGTAAGTGATGAGTTTAACACCTTTACAAAGCAGGAGTATAAAATGTCCAGCCAGAGGTGACATTATACCTACTCTTTTTGAGTCATAGGTCTTCAGGTGTATGATGTCGTAGTCTGAGAAAACCCTCCATGtttcactgaacagatctccaTAACCATAAAAactctggggaaaaaaacatgaaatattgttacattagaaatgaaaaaaacagcacaagTTAAATCAACTACAGCCTTTAGCAGTGCCAGAGTCatctgtttaaaaacacaagttttGGTTTTATACAAAATCTGTTATCACATTATCTGacagtctgctgctgtttggACTGCTGTGTGCAGTTTGTGCTGAAAGGTCACTGCTTTCCTTCTCCTTGACAgttttctctccttcccttttCCTCTTAACCTCTGTACACACTGGGGGGAACAATGGGCCGGATAAGGCTGTCTGTAAAGCATTCTGTTTTTCAACTGGTGTTTCCCCTTGATGTCTTCATCAGGCACATACGCCACTGAATTGTTAAACAAAAACCGTGACTGTAGTACATTACAGACAAACTACAGTTTGGCTTTCTGGCTCGGTTGCGGTATTCAAATCCAATCTCAATTTTAAGatacttatttacttatttcaaatatttgtaTTACTCCGTGTTTCCTCTTCACCATTTGTGAGCAAATTATGTATAACATAATTAAGTGGGGAAAACAACAggttttactttctttttaaaaaaatacatttttattttccaaaatactTTCCCTCTCTGATGTTACTCTGGACAATATCATCACAGACAATATTACATAGAGAGAGAAAGCTAAAATATATTGCTGCATCTGCAATATGAATCTTAATCAAACTAATCTTATGCATCAACATTTGGAAAACGTGTTTGATCTTTATTATTCGAGAACAAATCAACTCTTCTCTCTATATGGAGGCTGAGAACTGCCTTCATATAGGATTTATttcataaatgtatatttatttcttgttaGCTAGAAGACGTCATCAACAATTCACTTGAGACAGGACACATGGAAAATCCTGTCTGGTGtttcattttgacaaataattaAAGGTGTGACATGAACTTCCTAAACATTTATCTTCTTTTATCGCAGTCTGCAAGGGTGAAAAAgtgtaattgaaaaaaaaaaagtggaattAAACAAGTCGTTTATGAATTGTTATCATTTCCGGTGGTCATAGCAAGCACGTTCATTTGAACTTGAACAGCTATGTATCCCTAACTACAGAGTATGTGTAGCTAACcttaaacagaaacaacaaactACAGAACATATCTACCTTACACCCTCCTTTCCATTGAAACTGTAATAGGAGCCTTCTGGTACCCACCGTGTCCCACATGATGATGTTAATATCTGAGCTGAAGGAGTTGTTAATGTGCTGGGAGATGTAGAGGTTGACAAAGTCACAGAAATGGTGGTACATGTTCACTCCtagtacagaaacacacaattattatttttgtcatcaTGTAACGACAGAAAGCGGAAAAAAGTGAACTGTGAACATCAGTCTGATGTTAGGCCTGTCATTAAAAGAGGAACAAATCTCTGGAGTCCAGCTCTCAAGACATTACTCAGCAAGGGTTCTATAAAGTTTGGTGGAATCCTTGCTATTGCATGCTGGAAACATGAATTAACTGCAAAAACATCTTCATCCAGTGTCTTGCAAACAAGTTGAATGTGCACACGTCCAAAAGagcatgtgttttttattaaggTGTAATACGTGCAAAGGTTTTAGCTACTTGTTTAGACTGCAGGGCTTTAAATTGAGTCACATAAACCTTTGTTACTTACCAGCATCCAGTTTCATGAAAACAGTGGGTTTTTcaatgatgatgtcacagtgtgCGTCCTCAATGGGATGAAAGTCCAGCTCAGTGTATGTCTGCAGCTCAGCATACCTGCAAAAAACAGCACAGCACATAAATATACTATAACAAACATTACAACccaaaaacatttataatagTGACTTAACAgagaattaatttattttaatactcCCTTTTGCAGCAGTGGACATTTCGAACTTTTGTTACTGCCCGTAGCagaatcaaaaaagaaaaaagaaagtgtgcATCGGTTTAAGATTATGTTGTCTCTACTGTTtaatctgaaataaaataataaagctaTTTTGAATTCATTGGAGAGGGCTAATTCTAGTCCAAGGCCCGATGTACAATAGGCACCCCGAAAATAGGTAATAGGTAAAACAAATTGATTGTCACATggcaaaaatacaataaacattacatttctcTTTTCAGGAACCTCACTGGCTAAACAATTCAAATGACAGTAGCTTGTTAAGGTAGAGTGTTCCTGTTTCAGTTGTCCACTGGTCTGACCGAGACAATGATTTGAATATTTGAAGTCCAGTTGACATCTTTGTAATAAGAGTTACTCAAAAAGTGCCCATTAAAGGTGGTTAGGGGGAAATTCTATGACCTAAAAATGAACAACTCAAACTGaatcaaattaataataatggtaTCACAGAACATGTTTGATAATCTTAATAAGATCTTGTGAATTGCTATTATTAGGTGCACAAGATTTTGCATATTCTGTCAAATGTCCTCCCTCTGTTCGAGTTTCTAATGTCAGGTGGTGGTGAGGTCACATCAGCTCTGGCGAAGAAAAAGATATGTGGGGATGATAGCCAACTTGGAGGCATTCCCTTGTTCAGTGGGactaatatatttaaattcaaaAACATCATTTAAAGATATTTCACTGCAGGCTCACAATAGCAGGGCCTTCAGTGGAGGCTTTCCAGTTTCTATGCTATAATACACAGGGCTGAGGATTGTTCAAATTATAGGAAATTGCCCAAGAAAGGGTTGAATTTTAACAAATGGGATACCTTTAAATCTAACAACTAATGAGGATATAAAATACAATTACTGTGCAATTACTGATTACTGTAATAAGCAAACACAACATACAACTATGACAATTGCTGTACTTGGTGCACATTAAGAGCTACATTTTACATTGCAGCATAACTCTCTCCACAGATGAGGAAGAAAATGCTACACGAGCCAGCCAGGAGTCGAACCTAGAATCTTCTGATCCGTAGTCAGACGcgttatccattgcgccactgGCCCGCTACCCCCTCATTTCTTTTGACAAAAGACAAGCATGGAGCACAAACTCCACCCTCACATTCCTGAGTGACTCAGCCGGGACTGCTTTCAGAAGGACCAACATGATTCTTTCTGGCAGGGgaaggagggggggagggggtctacTACTTCGCAGCCTCTTGTTGTTACGGATCACTCTACCTGCCTTTGAGTCTGGAACAGTTGACTGCAGAGCTTTGAATCTTTCTGATTTTACCTACACTGTTCTCCCTGGAATGGAGACGTAGCTGGTCTGACTCAAGCAAACATGGCACATAGTGTAACTGCAATGTCTCCAGGCAGAACACAAGCCACCTCTAAGCCGTACAGGACAGTAATACCTACAGACGCCTGTTAAATTCTGGCAATACAGTGCACAGAATAGCTTATCAGCGAGGGGGGGGAAAGCACCACCTAGTGATGGTCTATGTTACTACATTCTCCAAATCCAGTCCTGCCAGTTGTCACCATAGACTGTGGTTGTCACACATGCTCTAGAATCCAGAATGAAGCAAGTGGCTAAACATCCCTGATGGTCTAGTGGTTCAAAGTAGGCGCTCTCACCGCTGCGGtctgggttcgattcccggtCAGGGATCTCAGTTTTGGGCCTATTTAGCAACTAAAACTAGACAACACACTATGAAATCATGGTAACATCatgtctttttatatatttattggcAGACACATCGGTGTATGTGCAGGTGTTCCAGTGTCTGTCAGTAGTGCCTCCACATAAGACCATTAACAAGCAATTTACAAATCAACCTCAGAGTCTGTCAAGctgatgacaccaccctcactgagctcatctcaggtggggatgagtccgcctacaggtgggagatcgaccatctggtgacctggtgcagccagaacagtgtggagctcaacgctcagaagaccgtggagatgctCGTGGACTTCAgtaagagcccagccccaccccaaagattgcagctgactcctccccaccccggacacaaactgtttcagactctcccctctggcaggaggctgcggtccatcaggaccaaaatctctcgccacaaaaacagtttcttcccgtctgctacaagcctcattaacaaggcccgggtcccccactgacactccccccttgcaaacgatacaaatgtctctgcacatgtaaatactgtttcatcgcTTGTCAggctcagacctggcacgtcgcgcATATTTGTTGtagattgttgatctttgttgttgtatatttttatgttgtcagtttatatatttaaatgtacacagtattctcttccgttgcgttacttttgcacggcacagacccagaataatgcacatgtatatatctgcaacgttgttcttccattccatatttatatatttctacatttatttatgttgactgtttgtctacgtgtagcagcttatcaccacagcaaattcctcgtatgtgtaaaacactacttggcaacaaagctccttctgattctgattctgattaggATGAACAAACCATGCAAATGTAACCTATCAATGCATTCAATTATGGACAAAAACTGTGCACAAAAACTAGCTTTTAACTCCCTGGTAGTCTAGTGGTTAGGGTTCGGTGCTCTCACCGCCGCagcctgggttcaattcccggTCAGGGAACTTGCTTTGGCCTCCTTCAGTGAGCATAAACCCATGTTTTCTCCAAGTACCAAGAGTTCATACCAACACCATTGTCTATAGCTCAGGAAccaagtgtgtgaatgtgtgcgtcCTGCCTCACCAAGATTGTAAGGGGCTCTTGTGCTCTCCCTCAGCAGTGAGCGCTCGCTTGTTCAGTCTGCACCGACCACCAATCTCACCACTCTGAATGAAGTCCTCCTTGTATCTGCAGCATAAACAGGGATGAATTTCACGGCGCCCTCATCTGTGTCAGTGTAATGCATTTTTCATGTACATGTCATTTTCAAACATACTGACCTCTCATGACTTCTGCGCGGCTTACGCAAGTCCAGGTAAAGATTAGTTGCCTTACAGAATCGTGTGTGGCTGCTACATCTTAATGATGAGTCCCCCTGGAAAAATATTAAGAATACAAATCTTTAgtatttaattgaaataaataaactctgGACCTTAGAGATTTTGAGAGTGGTCTCTACTCTCTCTACACTACCGCTTTTAAACTACAAATTATGTTCAGCCCTATAGTCTGTGGACTCTTTAAGCACTATGTCTGTCACTATGTTTCTACCTGTTGTTTCATCCTGTTGACTCAGTAGGCCCGTGGGAACTGAGGAAATGAGCAGACTTACTGGCTTGCTGGCCTTGCAGAGTGTGTTGAGCTCAGAGAGGCGTTCTTTGACGTAGCCAAAATCAGCCTGCTTCCAGAAAAGCTCCTGGGCTGCCTCCAGTGAACGGGCCCTGACAGATCAGAGATTTAGGCAGATCAGCAAAGCCCAAGCCATAATGGTTCATCAATGATGCATGCTATCAATGAGTACACTATTATGTTTGAAAAATACTGGAGACCAGGTTCCAGTGAATTCAGAGTGAAGTGAATTAATGTAAATTGCATTATACTTCTGAGAAGGACAAAGTAAGAACATAACGTGTACTAGAACATGATGTGAGGAACAGTACCATCCAGAGTCTGCTTTGGTACAGACTGGATAACTAAAGCGCTTCCCTGGATCACAGTTCTTCTCATAACCCCAACAGGCAGACAGATCCTGCAGCACATCCTgttgtaaaaacaaatgtgaatatatatgtgtgtgtgtgagagagagagcatgagaCAGAGACAACATACAGTGTGGTGGTATGCCATCtaagtttatatttttaaaaggacGTTGATGATTAAAATCTATTAAAAACTACAGAACAAAACTGACTGACTATGGACGAAAAGCAGATTCTGTGGATATGCAATAATTGTTATGTGCTAGTAGACAGTCAAGTCAGACCAACACCGGAACAATAATATTTGCTAATCCACAATGAGCTGACTAAGTTGATGAAATTGCAACACAGTTCAAAAATAATATAACTTTACACAATAGTTAGTATCTAAAACATGCTTTTCTCTAATACAGTCCGTCCTTAATACAATTGTAATTGCAAATCGTAAAGTAAATTCCAGAGCAAACTCCACTCATCCACTGCCCCAGCTAGGGTAGAACAAACTGTTTCAACAATCCTGTACTTTTTAAACAAGTGCTAActgttacagacaaaaaaataatccCGATGTTCGAAAAATATTTATCTTTGCGGGAAGTATCAGTGTGACTTCCAAAGACGTAGGGCCAGGACAATCCCCCGTGTCTTCTTGCCAACTTTTGGAGGGCAGTGTCCATTTACGTGCACATCAATGTCCACAAATTACCTCATTTAAAACTGCAATTGAGTGCATTCTCAATTAAATACTGCCCATTCTGACGAATCATAATGcttacacaacacaaacagacaatgAAATTCAACAACACATTTCATGTTCTTATTGGTTATGATCTAAAGCTTAAGGCAATAGACAGTCAATTAACAAAGGGCTTTGTTAGAGTCTTTCCATGCAGAACAGCTAAACTCAAAGGAACTAACTAACATGCTACCACTAAACTGAAGAAAGAAGTTGAACTGTGAAAAGTTAACAGATTATCTCTTACTTTAAAGGGGCAGAGTGGGTCCAGGCGGCATTGCTTGGCCACCCTCTTGTTGTTGAAGAGGAAGTAGGGTACGTGCTCTGGCGGCAGGGAGATCCTGCTGTAGTTGAGCAGCGGTGCTGGTGGTTTGTGGTTGGTGTTCTCAGCCTTCTCAGTGGTGACCACAGTGAAAGAAAAAACGGTGCCCAGTGCTACCAAGAGCAGCATAGTCAGAATTACACAGACATGTGAGATAGCCGCCGCTCTTCACAGCACCCTGAGGGGAAAAAtgaagaggagagacagagacacagactcaGACTTGCGCTGTGTAATCTTGGTTAAAAGCCTAACACCACAGTGTATAAGCATGTGGGCACAAGCAAGTGTGTGGGAACTTAGTTCCAGGCGGATCTGAAAGCCACATTAGGAAAAGgtcctgctgcaggaagtaTTACAGACCTTTTTCCGACTGTTGTCTGAGCAATCATAACTGAGGCTTAAGGGGCAAATGAAAACTGCTGGCTGGTAATAATGTGACCTTTGCAGTTCCAGGTGGTCAAACCAGTATTTACTCACAGCGCAGACAGTCATATGCTCATGTTCCATGGGATTCTGGAAAGTCTCAAGGATGCATGTCCTTACACAGCCCAAAGCCACTGACATTCTACACTCCCAAAATCAATGATCAAAGAATATGTGTGACTGCTGTTATTGCAGTTACCACACTGTGTTGTAAAACAATGGCTcccaaatattattattattaatatatatccCAAATATTTGCACATCTGAGGGAGCTGAGGACTTATGTTGCTATATGACTTGTAACAAAATTATAGATCTGTCTAAACAGTTGGTTTGGTAACAACACGTTTTCAGTAGTCATGAATTACACATGTTCGCTTGGAGCTTCTTAAAGATAATGAAAAAACTGTCTTTGCGATGGGCGTAACGGGATGTCTGAAACTCCCTAACAACGTCTCCATCTGGGAAATATTTCAGGAGTAAAGCTCCTTGTGAAAACACGGCACAGTGTGTCTTCACAGTGTTTTGGTGGCATTAGTTGTAAGTTAGCTAATTATCGTCGGACGGTTTTCCTTAAGTGTTTTATACGTTATCGCTGTGTAAGGCAGAGGTGTTTTTTACGAGTCCTATTCAAACACTGTAACTTCATCTGTTTGCCCCACGTGGGCTCTTAGAGAACAAGCAAACTTCACTTGAGCCAGCTAATTATCGCTAACATGTAACTATCAAGCTTTCAGCCAGCGTCCATTAGTTACGTTAATCTTTAAGATGACGTTAACGTTGCAACCCGCCAGGAACACTCAGTGGCTTGAGAGGTATGTGAGATAAATCTGAGGACTGAGGACATGTGGAAGTAATAACGCATTACCTAcgcttttctttttcagaggataaaataataaagtactATATTGAGGGGCTACTGTCTGAAATATTTATGTGGTGGCTAACATGTAGCGTTAGTTCTTGACAAAGCCAAGACACCTTTACGTTCATTTTAAGCTGTAACGTTAACTGTTACTGTTACCGATGGGGCACTAAAAGAACTGGACAAGAGAGACAAATATTTCCACGGTTCAAAAATGTACGAAGGGCATAAAACTCACTATTAATGGTCTAAAGGTTGTTATGAGTTTGAGTGAGAGGCAGTTTACCTGAACGCACAGCCTGCTATCCTCCAGACCGAAGCGAAGATGATGTTGGCGGTGGTCGCCATAACACCGGAAACCTGATAGACCGGCATGTAATATGTAGCGGCCGCCACGTGGCGGCGCTGTGTGCCACACTTTTTCTTAGATTACTCCAATACTGTAGCTCTAAAGCCAACCTTTCTTCTAAGGACCattttacagtacatgttgACAGCAAAACAAGATTCACCATCTGTTAATAGATAATAAGCTGGATtgagaaattgaaaaaaaaaatttaaatgataaaaCCCATTATCTGAAAATTTTACAACCCTTCAACATCTTTCTAGAATGTTATCCTAATGTgatcaattcagttttattatacAAGCACAATACCTGCTCATGTATGTTATGTTTCACATTTATGTTTGTCAATTTGAATAAAATTGTACCCATCACATTTTACAAGGACAACTGTGTGAAATTGTTCAGACCATGAACATTTATTTGAAGTTTTGTGTAGCTTTCAGAGAATGCAGCATTTCCTGTGAATGTAAATTACTGACTTCTGATGTGCGATTCcatacttaaataaaaacataaataaccaATCACCGTATTTTTCACCACCCcagtaaatgtttattaatttacatatttatacgGATTAAATTCCAATCTTCAGGATTTCAATCACAGACTACTCTCAGGTCTACACCACATTTGTAAGGAGTTAAGAACAATACATACATTTGTCTgtacaatatttttatatatttcttaaaCCATTCTGATAAtccatttaaaaagaaacaaggaTGAATTTGTAGAGTGCAAAGTACCTTCACCTTCTTCTATTGTTAAACTGCCTATACAGTACTATGTGAAAGGTTCAGTCATGGGAAATTATGTCTAAAGCAAAGTTTGTACTAAGTCCCAAAGATGGACACCCGAATCACAAACTGTGGCTATCCTTCATACTGATTCTGTAATAATACACTGTATTTTATGCGTAATCCCAACTTCCCcacttaaataaaatatgtgataattaattaaaataaaataaaacataaagatGAATGAATTTTCCTTTAACACAGTGATAAAACTTAAATTATCTGCCCCATCTTATTCTGTAAATGCATTTGTGGCTAAGATGGTCGGGTGATTCGTTCCCAGAAATAACAGAGCAGCaaaaactgtttatttctgGTTCTTCAGCAGTTCATCAATCTGGGTTTTGTACATGTTCTTTACATCTTCGAGGTCCAGTCTAAGCTCCTCGGCCTCTTCAGCCTTTTCTCCATACATCTGCAGGATGGTGTTGTGCCTCTGCTCCAGTTCCTAAAATGCACAGCCACAGAAATTAGAAGAACCAAGGCAAATACATTCCCTCTCAAGAGGAAAATTCTTTCCAATGAACCTTCAAGTGTCCTCTATTTCCTTATTAGGCCCTTACCTTCAGATTAACTTTTAATTTGGGGATCTCCTTCACCTTCTCCTCCATCTCATCGTTTTGATTGGTGAGTCGGACTAGCTCCTCAGACATCACAGAACGACTCCTCTCTAGACTGGAGATCTCAAGCTGCAACAGCAGGAGGAAATAACgatgaaagaaataaagaaaaccaCTAGAGCATTTCAGTCTTTTAGTGCAGGAGATGACTCTTTTTTTCCTATCAAAAGATACATAGTGTTGgttcatatttaaataaataattttttaaattgtaaaaaaagaTTGTAGATTTAGGCAGAAACAAAGTCTTCAGTATCTTTATGTGTTACGTTAGTTCTGAAATGCTACCTGCAGCTGTGCTATCTCTCCTTCTCTGAGTTTGAGCTGAGATTGGAGGTTCTCCACAATGCTGGAGCCTCCAGACAGCCTGGCAGCCTCGTACAGGTTGGTCCCGCTCATCGACACAGACATGGTCATGGTAGCCAGAGAGTGGTCTAAAGAGTCATCCTGTGGACgagtgaaacaaaacagtggACCAATCAAGCTATACAAATCAAAGCATGTAAAATCTAATCTTTACTTCTAGATTTGAACATTTTTCCTGGCGTGTACCTGGGAAAGAATAGAGGTGTGCAGACCAGCATTGTCTGCCCCACTGATGGAGCTGGAGCGAGACAGGGAGGGCGTGGAGGAGGCTGGGGGCTCTCCTACAGAGTGGCTCATAGCCTTCCTCTCCTGAGAGGGAAACATATCACAGCCATTAGAGAACAGAACTGAAACATCTTAACTGTTTGAACtgagacatttttaaaatttcttaaaaca
Above is a genomic segment from Micropterus dolomieu isolate WLL.071019.BEF.003 ecotype Adirondacks linkage group LG18, ASM2129224v1, whole genome shotgun sequence containing:
- the eogt gene encoding EGF domain-specific O-linked N-acetylglucosamine transferase, with amino-acid sequence MLLLVALGTVFSFTVVTTEKAENTNHKPPAPLLNYSRISLPPEHVPYFLFNNKRVAKQCRLDPLCPFKDVLQDLSACWGYEKNCDPGKRFSYPVCTKADSGWARSLEAAQELFWKQADFGYVKERLSELNTLCKASKPGDSSLRCSSHTRFCKATNLYLDLRKPRRSHERYKEDFIQSGEIGGRCRLNKRALTAEGEHKSPLQSWYAELQTYTELDFHPIEDAHCDIIIEKPTVFMKLDAGVNMYHHFCDFVNLYISQHINNSFSSDINIIMWDTSFYGYGDLFSETWRVFSDYDIIHLKTYDSKRVCFKDAFFSLLPRMRYGLFYNTPLISDCYSEGMFRAFSQHVLHRLNIPQNGPKVGT